The following coding sequences are from one Streptomyces venezuelae window:
- the serA gene encoding phosphoglycerate dehydrogenase codes for MSTAATGKPVVLIAEELSPATVDALGPDFEIRQCNGADRAELLPAIADVDAILVRSATKVDAEAIAAARKLKVVARAGVGLDNVDVSAATKAGVMVVNAPTSNIVTAAELACGLLLATARNIPQANTALKNGEWKRSKYTGVELAEKTLGVVGLGRIGALVAQRMSAFGMKVVAYDPYVQPARAAQMGVKVLSLDELLEVSDFITVHLPKTPETLGLIGDEALHKVKPSVRIVNAARGGIVDEEALHSALKEGRVAGAGLDVYAKEPCTDSPLFQFDQVVCTPHLGASTDEAQEKAGIAVAKSVRLALAGELVPDAVNVQGGVIAEDVRPGLPLAEKLGRIFTALAQEVAARLDVEVYGEITQHDVKVLELSALKGVFEDVVDETVSYVNAPLFAQERGVEVRLTTSSESPDHRNVVTVRGTLSGGEEIAVSGTLAGPKHLQKIVSIGEYDVDLALADHMVVLRYADRPGVVGTVGRVLGEAGINIAGMQVARADVGGEALAVLTVDDNVSQAVLNELAAEIGAESARAVDLTD; via the coding sequence GTGAGCACTGCTGCAACCGGCAAACCGGTCGTACTCATCGCCGAAGAGCTGTCGCCCGCCACCGTCGACGCGCTCGGGCCGGACTTCGAGATCCGTCAGTGCAACGGCGCGGACCGCGCCGAGCTGCTGCCCGCCATCGCCGACGTCGACGCGATCCTGGTCCGCTCCGCGACCAAGGTCGACGCGGAGGCCATCGCCGCCGCCAGGAAGCTCAAGGTCGTCGCCCGCGCGGGTGTCGGTCTGGACAACGTGGACGTGTCGGCCGCCACCAAGGCCGGCGTGATGGTCGTGAACGCACCGACCTCGAACATCGTCACCGCCGCCGAGCTCGCCTGCGGCCTGCTCCTCGCCACCGCGCGCAACATCCCGCAGGCCAACACCGCCCTGAAGAACGGCGAGTGGAAGCGCTCGAAGTACACCGGCGTCGAGCTGGCCGAGAAGACCCTCGGCGTCGTCGGCCTCGGCCGCATCGGCGCGCTCGTCGCGCAGCGCATGAGCGCCTTCGGCATGAAGGTCGTCGCGTACGACCCGTACGTGCAGCCCGCGCGCGCCGCCCAGATGGGCGTCAAGGTGCTCTCCCTCGACGAGCTGCTCGAAGTCTCGGACTTCATCACCGTGCACCTCCCCAAGACGCCCGAGACCCTCGGTCTCATCGGCGACGAGGCGCTGCACAAGGTCAAGCCGTCCGTCCGCATCGTCAACGCCGCGCGCGGCGGGATCGTCGACGAGGAGGCGCTGCACTCCGCCCTCAAGGAGGGCCGCGTCGCCGGCGCCGGCCTGGACGTGTACGCGAAGGAGCCCTGCACGGACTCCCCGCTCTTCCAGTTCGACCAGGTCGTCTGCACCCCGCACCTCGGCGCCTCCACGGACGAGGCGCAGGAGAAGGCGGGCATCGCCGTCGCCAAGTCGGTGCGCCTCGCCCTCGCCGGTGAGCTCGTGCCCGACGCGGTGAACGTGCAGGGCGGCGTCATCGCCGAGGACGTCCGTCCCGGCCTGCCGCTCGCCGAGAAGCTCGGCCGGATCTTCACCGCGCTCGCCCAGGAGGTCGCGGCCCGCCTCGACGTCGAGGTGTACGGCGAGATCACCCAGCACGACGTGAAGGTGCTCGAACTGTCCGCGCTGAAGGGCGTGTTCGAGGACGTCGTCGACGAGACGGTGTCGTACGTGAACGCGCCGCTGTTCGCGCAGGAGCGCGGCGTCGAGGTCCGGCTGACCACGAGCTCCGAGTCGCCCGACCACCGCAACGTGGTCACCGTGCGCGGCACGCTCTCCGGCGGCGAGGAGATCGCCGTCTCCGGCACGCTGGCCGGACCGAAGCACCTGCAGAAGATCGTCTCCATCGGTGAGTACGACGTGGACCTGGCGCTCGCCGACCACATGGTCGTCCTCCGGTACGCCGACCGTCCGGGCGTCGTCGGCACGGTCGGCCGTGTCCTCGGCGAGGCGGGCATCAACATCGCGGGCATGCAGGTCGCTCGCGCCGACGTGGGCGGCGAGGCGCTGGCCGTCCTCACCGTGGACGACAACGTGTCGCAGGCGGTGCTGAACGAGCTGGCGGCGGAGATCGGGGCGGAGTCCGCCCGCGCGGTCGACCTGACCGACTAG